A window of the Deltaproteobacteria bacterium CG11_big_fil_rev_8_21_14_0_20_42_23 genome harbors these coding sequences:
- a CDS encoding arsenate reductase, producing MSKINILFLCTGNSCRSQMAEGWAKHLKSDKINAYSAGIETHGLNQNAVKVMAEAGVDISKHRSQHVDELKNISFDYVVTICGHANESCPIFPGNTKVVHFGFDDPPKLAKELAEKGASEEEQLNCYRKVRDEIKHFVETLPETLSGEKKKGFFSKMFDKLDKKLEAKSKKSSCCTPSNKGGSSCC from the coding sequence ATGAGTAAAATCAACATACTTTTTCTGTGCACCGGCAACTCCTGCCGCAGTCAGATGGCGGAAGGGTGGGCGAAGCACTTGAAGTCCGATAAAATCAATGCTTACTCTGCAGGAATCGAAACGCATGGCCTCAATCAAAATGCGGTGAAAGTTATGGCCGAAGCTGGCGTTGATATTTCCAAACATCGTTCGCAGCATGTTGATGAATTGAAAAACATTTCATTTGATTATGTGGTTACCATTTGCGGACACGCCAATGAATCTTGTCCAATTTTTCCAGGCAACACCAAAGTGGTTCACTTCGGATTCGATGATCCTCCAAAGCTGGCAAAAGAGCTGGCCGAAAAAGGAGCTTCCGAAGAAGAACAGCTCAACTGTTATCGAAAAGTTCGTGACGAAATAAAACACTTTGTAGAAACGCTGCCTGAAACCTTAAGTGGCGAAAAGAAAAAGGGCTTCTTTTCAAAAATGTTCGATAAGCTCGATAAAAAACTGGAAGCTAAATCCAAAAAAAGTTCTTGTTGCACACCCTCAAACAAAGGTGGCTCTTCGTGCTGCTAA
- a CDS encoding transcriptional regulator — translation MARSKQSKCCPPHVCSTAKSGGGDIDFAAVAKALGHPLRLEIVAILKKSKTCICGDIVDQLPIAQATVSQHLKVLKKAGIIRGKISGPSTCYCLEPATIKQFKKQVQTLL, via the coding sequence ATGGCTCGTTCAAAACAAAGCAAGTGTTGTCCTCCTCATGTATGTTCAACCGCAAAGTCTGGTGGTGGGGATATTGATTTTGCTGCTGTCGCCAAGGCGCTGGGGCATCCTCTTCGTTTAGAAATTGTCGCCATTTTAAAAAAATCAAAAACTTGTATTTGCGGTGACATCGTAGATCAATTGCCCATCGCGCAAGCCACCGTCTCACAACATTTAAAAGTTTTAAAAAAGGCCGGCATCATTCGAGGAAAAATTAGCGGACCATCAACATGTTATTGTTTGGAACCAGCAACCATTAAGCAGTTTAAAAAACAGGTTCAAACTCTTTTATGA